GACAGGACCCGATCCGCAGCCAAGCAGGCGGGTAAGCATAGAAAGATCCTGGTCACCAAGGCCGAGCGGAAGGTTCGGGCCGAACTTGCCAGATTGCAGAGCGAGCGCGCATATGTGGACGGCACCGTACACCGGGACCGCATAGCTGGCCAGATCGCTGAAGCGGTCTGGAACACTTGCCACGACCCGGAGACTTTCGGTTCTGAGGATTGGTGACCCGTATATCGCCCTGGGCCGGCGGTGACGACCGATGAGGATTCAATCTGTCAAGAGCCGACTTCTGGCGCTGTGGGGTTGATTGAGAGAGAACAACGTACTGGTCGTGCTGTGTGACTTATGGAAGGGGAATCGTAGCCTTGGGTGCTGAGGCTGTTTCCGCAGAAGGCGTCGCAGCACGGGAGTGATCGCGACCAGTAGTCCCAGGGCCAGGAAGATCAGCTCCTCACGGTGTGTCGGAGTGTGCCCGCTCCACTGGGCGGTGGTCGGAGAGCTTTCCGAGGCAGGGCGACGTGTCTCGTGGGGTGGGGCGGGAACCGTGCGGTGGACCTCGTCGAGGATCAGGGTGAAGTGTCGTTCTCGTGGGTTTCGGCGCTCAGCAGTCGTCGCTTCCTGGCATCGGTTTAGAACCTCCGGCCGACAGACCTGGCGATGACGAGCCGACGATCGAGCGCGGGTGCGTCTCGGTGATGGAGTGGGGCTCCCACATCATCGGCCAGTGATTGACGATCATGTTGACGTACATGTGCGCGTGCTGTTCGCCGGTGTTCTTGGAGGTGAAGAACGCGCCCCGGCAGGCCCGGCACACCGGGTCCTCCGTGGCCATCCGCATCAG
This region of Streptosporangium sp. NBC_01495 genomic DNA includes:
- a CDS encoding DUF6082 family protein, whose product is MSGRTNVAGNTPHTDLMRMATEDPVCRACRGAFFTSKNTGEQHAHMYVNMIVNHWPMMWEPHSITETHPRSIVGSSSPGLSAGGSKPMPGSDDC